CGGGGCGTGTGAGGATGTGGGCATGTGGGCAAACAATTTTCACactttttggctttggccagCAGTAACCGTATAAATGATATAAACAACAGCCGGAAGCGGAACGACATGCATCATGGATCCATGCAGCCAGTGCCCCGACGCTCCGACGTGCAAATACACTGAAATATTCAACAGCCATGGCGGAGCGATGGCTCCGGGGCTCTGCCATTCTGCCACGGCAATGGGACTGCATATTTGTGGGTTGCAAGATAAAACCCTGCACATGTGGGCCTGCCTGCCCAGGAaagcatcatcagcagcagaggcagccagcgaaattaattaaaaattgcataaCCGCCACTTTTATGGGGCCAGCTTCCCTGGCCATTGTGAGTGTGCCGAGCCCGGGGCTTGGGCTACCcctttttttaactttcttaatgTCTGACCCATTTTCCGCCAGACgagaattcaatttaattagcAGCCTAGCAGCGGAGGGTCTAGATAAAACATAGACCACCAGACCAGGTTAAAACGTAACTTTTCCCCATTTCATTTGTGGTTTAAACTTTACAAATACAAAACACATACCAGCTGCGAGttaatcaatttaataattttctctgAGGTTGGCTTTTCCAAAGCCATTGTAAataattaatgaaataattaattccaTATTTGCTTTTTCCATAAATGCCTATCAATGACATTTTCTATTCAAACGTTTATTTTGCATTGTAATTTATACGATATATGTACGAAATATTGCCCCGCCCACTCATGGCTctgtttattttgtaaatattccCAAAATGCTGCTCGAATTATGCAGTTCATTATTCAGCCCGGGACCAGGACCACTCCACTCGAAATCCCCACGATGAAAGGCCACAGGAGCCGCAGGACACGCTGTCGTTGTCGTTTTCGTTGCCGTTGCCATTGCCGTCAAGCCTCAAAAATGCAGACCTGAAAAATGCCAACTAAAATGCTCATCTATTTTCAGCTaaggtgtgtgtttgtgtgtgcgaaTAATGTAAACCAAATATACCAAATACAGGGGGAGAAAAAGTGTGTtctaaaataaaccaaatgtATGCCTTTAATGGAGTGTCAGATTTGAAATAGAGCAGGATTtgcatttcgagcatatcaagtcaaaattgataccacaaaatcgtttcatatcattttttttttttggtgtaccAATGAGATTCCCTTTATTCAATTTTGGTAGGTTAATCTATATcttattttagaatattttctaTTCATTTTTCCGAGTGCCTGCACAAAGAATGCTGCTCCGAAATGAACAACGCGTTGTTTGGGCGGGTAGCAGTGCAAATATAGCTCGTAATActgcaatttaaaatgtaaatgcgAACAAGGCCAAGTCCGATGATGGCCAGCATATGAATATGTATCTGTGTCtttgtgtatctgtgtgggCCACAATACAGGGCAGGGGCAGGCGGAGAAAGCCAGATGAATAATTGAACTTTTACTTCCGCCTTGTCAGCCTGATTGCCTCCAGGGGGCTTCTGCTGCTGGCTTCTTAATACATATATACgctgtatgtttttctttccacttttatttttcgttttctcTGTTGTTTGATTTAGCAAATGGCCGACATAAACGCAACAAAGTTAGCTTTGTTTTTCCTTCGGTGGCCTGGCCCCAACCACAGTTTTTCTCGGTTGACCGCTGTCGATTTATCTTTGCATACTTCCAGCGTCCAATTAGTTTCGATTCGCTGCCGTTCGATTCGTTTTCCGTTTTGGATTCGATTTGTTCTCCGGGTGACAAGCGTTTCAGCCCGATTTCATTTCCTTGGGCCGCCTTTGTCTCGGGGCCTTTTAGCACTCAATTAAATCGCCTTCCGAGGGACATATTTATGAGCCCGCTTCGGCCTGTAATTCCAGCAATCCACCAATGATAAATGACTTGCTCTCGATTGGGTCACTCAATTAGAACGCGCGGCGTGTGGCTCAAGTGGCATCTTCGGGATTAagtccaaatcgattagcgaaAGGGATGAATGAGAAAAAAATAGGGAGCCCCTCGAAGATTTCCCGGTTCcttgcataaattaaaaattaattaagagcCAAGAAGAGCGGTTCAAAACGCTCTTTGAAAAGTAATTAAGGCTGACCATCAATCTGGGCAACCGAAAACCCGAGCCCCGAAAACCAGAACCAAATCCGTATCCAAACAAACGAAAGattccaaattaattttttcgactttgtgTGGGCCGAGAGCAAACATCAACGCTTGTGGCTTGGCCCAAGTCGCTCAGCTGTAAATAAACAGAGGCGAATTCAAATAAGCAAAGAATAAGTAAGAATAAATAACTAACAAGCCAAAGTTGCTCCCAACTCCCAGAGCTGACTGCACCGGGACAATGGACCAAGGGGCCAACAGGCCACAGCGAAATAAATCACATCCATTCACAATGCGAGTGAAGCGTGGCATGTCCTGGCAAGGACTCATCCCACCAAACCAACCCACCGACCTATCCAGCCAATTTTCAGACAGTGGACGCTGGCTCAAATATTATTCTGCCAAAAATATCCCACAGATTTCATTTGATGTGCGTATTGATTGCATTGATTGATTTAAACTCCAATTGAATTGATAGCTGTTTTGGGGGATACACTCGTATTTGCATCCACTGTGTATGCGATGCTCGGCTAACTTTGAAAGGTCAAATGAAGGCAAGAGTCGCAAAAGGTAAAGATGCTGGCTTACCCAAAAAAgatgtatatatacatatattaaaaaataagaaataaccGTTGATACAGAATACAGAGACACCGGCTGTGAATGATGTATTGTGATGGATCCCCAGTCCCTCGACTCCCTCGATTCAGACAAAAGCTGAGACCCGGGAATCTGACTTTGGTATTGTTGTGGCGCATTGTCAATGCGTTTGACAAAAGCACTTGGTCgggcaaattcaaaaagtgCGGGTGGAGCGCGACCTACGAGGACGAGCCATGAGCCACGGGCCACGAGCCTTTTCAATTTGTTGTcctttattgatttaaagttCACTTCAGTCGCGGTCGCTTTGTTGGCGAGTGTCGGGCGCACACAAACCACATGAAACTCATTTCCCCGAAGGTGCGGCAGTTGAAAGGACCCATCGTAAACCTACATATATGGCGCACGCAAATAAACACAGTTCCTCTGCTGACACTCGTATTTGTTATCCGGAGTTTACTTAGTTTGCCCGACATGGGAATTACACGTTTGGCTCCCAAATGTTTGCCTACTCCAAGGGGAAATGCAGAAGTGAAAGTGGAATGGAAAGTGTGGCCCAGGGCAATTCATAAAACAGGGGAGGGGCTGGCATCGATTACCAGGCAAgcaaattgcaaaataaatgtatataatttgaaaattgaCATTTGCTAATGATAAGCCTCTGTCGCCGTTGCTGATGCTAAAATATGGCCAGAATTCAGGGCCAAAAAGAGACAGCGAGCAGCTGTTAACAGGAATGGGATGAGCATTTGGGAATTTCggaatttctgaattttgggAAGGCAGCAGCTGGTGCCATCGCGCAAAAAGGAAGGAAGCTAAATTTCGAAGGGCCCAAACGGAAATTTCCTCCCACGTTGAAGCTCCGAAATTGAAGCTGTTTATGGTAAATTAAACCAATTGAGTGGGATTACGTTTTGCACACTACAACGCCACCTCCCTCGCTGGGTTTCAATTTCATTGTCTGAACGAGCCTGCGGCCAACGAAATTTCTACGCCCATACAATGCCATCAAAGCCACAAGGTGTTTATGGGCTTAACTCTGGCTATGATTTTGCTTATTCTTTTGCTGCCGGGATTTGCATGTTCCACGATTTGGTATCTGGGCAGGGGGATGGATGGCGGCTGGAAGACAAATGGCCAGCACGTTGCGGTTCATTTGGCTGTCACAACAAATGCCGAATTGATGCAAATGTAAATGGATATCGAATCCGGGAAGGCGTCGGCGGAATCTCAAGCAGAAGTCAAGAGATGAATACAAGGTTTAGGGAACTTGATATACTCTCTACGCTTAAGGACTCTTAAATGGATCCTAATCGGTTTCATTCCATCAGACACGTAGCCAGGATACCTTAACAGGAATATAGAATGGAAACTTGAAACTTTTGATCACACAGAGTTTATCAACCTTTTCCTTATAACTTTTAGGAAAAATTATATCAATGCTTTTAGATTTATTattccaaattaaattaaatttaaagaactcATTTCCATATTTCATTTTCCTAAATataacacaaatatttatttacatttatttgtataGAAAACTGTTTGTAAAAGGGACTGCAGTTCAGGCTTAAATTCCCCCATAAATGCCTAATATTTCCATGACTATTTCTCTTCAGTTAAGCATTCTGCCAATACAAATACCACTTACTTTGCCATCAGCAAACTGGCTTACAAGCTGTTGTTGCCCTTTTGAAGGGGCGCTCATAAATAAGGCAGCAGATAAATCGAGTTTCTTTTTCAATTGCAGGACTTGGCAAGCGATTGGCAATAAGGCAATAATAGCGGTGGCCATCAGAACGAGAACGAGAACAAGAAAAAGAGCAAGTGTCAGGCAGCATGTCGTCCCCATTGAGAGTCCTTTTCCGTGGCACTAGGGCAGCATTTGGATCTGGCAACTAAGCGGGGCGAGCACACATACCGACTCACCGACGACACACCGCCTGTGGTCATTACCATGACGCTGCTGCAGCGACTCCAGGCCATGTCGGCCACCACAACCAGGACAATATTGGAGGACAGCATCGGGAGCTTCGGTGGCGCGACAAAGGAACCGCTGGCGGGCCAACTTCCCGTGCTGGAGGAGTCCGCCTCGCATGCCCGTTATTTGAAATTCATCGCCGACGGGCTCATCGACGAGGGACTGGGCAGTGCGGTGGGCAGTGGGAGCAGCGGGAGCAGCATCGCCGTCTCCCTTGAAGACGTCGTCGCTGGGCAGGCACAGGACATCCAGGCGGGCGAAGGACCCACCGACGATGCCGACGGCAGCAGCCATCTGGCATTAGTCTTCGTCAAGTGTTTCATTATCGGTTTCATCATACTGGCCGCCATCCTGGGCAACATGCTGGTAATTGTGTCCGTCATGCGCCACCGGAAATTGCGGTGAGTCCTggctcctcctcttcctcccCCTTTTTCTCCTATCCACCGACTGGTCATGTTGCTCTTGTGTCTGGGTTGACATTGGCTCCATTAATTTGTCGCCCTGCATCAAGTGGTTTTTACTTACCAGCCACGGTTTCAGTTTCCATGTATTGAGTTCTTTCAGAAGGCTTCAAATGCTCGTAGACTACAAATCGAGACTCTGCCGTAGCTCTGCCAACACACACAGTGTACAACAGCACGATTTACTTCGCAAAGCGAACCACTAATATATCCCCGCGTTACAAgttccaataaatatttattattgcgTTAGtcacataaatattattcagaaaatatacatttaaactGACCAtcagaaatctcttccaacGCAATTTCTTCATAAAAtcaaatctcggtgtcacagaaaccgttcCAAAGTGAACTAGACGATTTAGAACGAACCGAAGAAATCTTCCTTAAATTagagcaagtttattttaaaactatatcCACCATCTGTAGAATCTTTATTTAAAgatctataaataaaaaactgaagaggtgtttacaaaatacacCATTTAAAGCCGCTGTATACCCCATTCATCCCCTTTACTTTAATTTCCCTTTGTTTTTGAGCAATTGCCCGAGTTGTAACCTGCCACATTGTCCACGAATCGCGGATGTTTTAGCTGCCAAGGACATGACTTTGCCTtgtatttattctttttttgcaccttCCTGCCGAGCGATTTTGTGCGATTTGACCGCGCTCGGCTTTACGAGTAGCTACCTCGTTTTTGCGGCCATTAATTTGTCATCatttatcatattttccaTCATTTTTGCGTGTCAAGCGCACAGAACTCATCTTGTCCGCCTTCCGAACGTTTTTGGGGCGTGGACGGTTGATTCCGCAGTCAGTTGGCCAAGTTAAATGCTGGCTACGTGCGTAATTACATTAGAAATGTTAATAAGCGCagagcataaaaataaaaatattgttgccTACTTAGGGGGGCGCCATTGGCATTTACTTTATGAGCGGCCATATAatttgtcaaatttatgaattGAGCGACGCCACAGCCGCCTCCACATGAGATAtggccatatatatatatgtgggtGGTTGCCAGGTAGCCGAAGGTGGAAAGTATGTACGTGTCTCAGCCGCAAATTCATAAGCCCAGCACCGCTGGCATTTAAACAGCCCAACATAAAACACTCGGAGCGAGGCGACAATGGTGTAATGGCAATGGTGTAACCTAACCCCGGGACATTCAATGTCAAGGCGCAGACTATTAAAGCAGCCCCGGGAAAATGTCTTCCACTGTCATTGCCGTATTCCTTTTGCCTTGGAACCGAGACCAACCGACGCACACCTGACATTTGTGGCTGCGTCTAAGGATGCGACTAAGGATGAGGATGCGactgaggatgaggatgaggctCATTTAGCCTGCCAGGGACAGGCAATTTGGGACCTGACCCTGACTACGTCTATGCCATGTTGCCGTTTTTATCTCAGCATCTTTTTCATTATTGTTGGGCTTTTGCTTGGGCTTGCGCTCATTGTCATGTGCGTTTTCCGCACCATTTTCACCTTTTCCGCCTCGCTAGGCAGTTTAAATCATCAAATTAGACTTAATTACGAAACAACATGTATTCCCACTTAGGCCCCATGTTACATCTGCCACCAGCCCGAATCCCTGAATTTTTCCATTCAGGATAAGCCATTCCGCCCGACAGTTGTGCCCTGTGACTTTTTCGATTAGACACTCAACTTAAATTATTCATGTCACACAAATCGAAAAATTGGGTGACAAATTAAAGCCAGGCCAAGAAGATCAAGCTCGGAAGTACTCGCCCCCATATTTTCCCTATCAACTTGAACTTGAGCTTGCCGGGATGACTGCCGAAAGTGCCGACTCATAATTGTAATCAAACTTGACACCCATCAAACGAACGGGTCGTTCCCACGCAGCCACTATGTAAGCGGCTTTTGGGTAACGCCTCAATAACATTTTCGTGTTGCCCCCGATGCGGGtattttgcctttgcctttgtacTTTGCGGTGCTTTAAGCCTGCCCTCGCATAGTCGACCTTTCGGGGCGTCTGTGGCTGGCTCAGTTTGTGGTGGTAATTAGGTTTGTCCTGGTGAAATATGACAAAATGAAGAGCGATTGCTAACGAGTTTAATAGATAAGGCCGAGAATACCCTACCTTACAAACGTTACAGCATTTACCATCCATGATGAATGCAGTTCACCCTTAAAGTTCCTTCATTCAAAAGTTTATCTTGCATTTTAAACCGTTTAGTGTGAAAGCAAAACTTTCCTTGGAGAAGTTGTGGCACGAGTCAAGTCCCCACAGACATTTCGGTTTTAAACTTGTATCTCAAGCGCCCATTCGGTTGCGGTTGAAGCCCCGGCCTGGGGTTATGTACGCTTGATTGTTTGAAAATCCATTCTGACGGCCGATAAACGCATTTGCCGCTccacattgcgtatacgccgcgtGCACCTAATTGACTTAACGTTTTGCGGTGCCACGCAACGTTGATGATCGCTGGTGGAAGTTGCGGCGGCGTTAagctaattattaattaacccATTAAACAATGAAATCCACTCAGAGCAACGCGCCGTGCCGCATTAAACAGCGGtcacacgcggcgtatgcgcaatgtgcGCTCGAAAGTTTTCAACTCGACTCTGAAAAGAAGACGGAGGAACGATTAGCGCTGTGAGCAGTGAGTGACTTGAAAGCTTAAtgcacaaatttaatttgagaaCTTGGCAATCTCGATTCCTCCGGCACTCAGGCTTCCTTCTACTGGAAGGAGAAGCGGCTGGCTGTGCGGCTTCCGCCTTGGTTCCTGCTTAGTTTTATCCCAGCTCTTAGTCTTACTTTCACTCCCCTTTCCCTTGCAGCATCATTACCAACTACTTTGTGGTCTCTCTGGCCGTCGCCGACATGCTGGTGGCCCTCTGTGCGATGACATTTAATGCTTCCGTCATGATCTCGGGCAAGTGGATGTTCGGATCCGTGATGTGCGATGTGTGGAACAGCTTCGACGTCTACTTCTCCACCGCCAGCATCATGCACCTCTGCTGCATATCCGTGGACAGGTGAGTCGGGGTTTACTTGCGAATCggtaattaatttaagttccGGTCACCAATGGCATGAGTATTCGATACTGAATAAATGCATTACatactgtgtttatacgatgccgaattcacgctatcatttcacgctttcggccgattcgtgcttgtataaacgccatttcgtgaattcggcaacacacgaaagttgactatgatttcagcccaaaagcgtgatttggtgatatgcagtatggtaactctgtaaaaaatgatcgacgttgccagatcgctagaaattgaaggccttttataggctatatctctaatcagtggtattaaaaattagatatttttaccggtccggcatccctatcagctgagagtgtataaaagcatgaattttcggctgtcgtataaacaggggttatttctatttcgcgctttcaagaaatcgtgattgctatcgtataaacatagtaaAACATACGTATAATTTATGgcggtaatttgtattttaaaccCATCATATTTGCTACTTTTAAAGAAgtgtataatattttcttttactaTCAAtcagtttttattgtttttattacatataaatcattagaGTGTCAAAAtcttaacttaatagtttataaAACTAGCTGGAAAACTAGGCTTCATTAATTTAGACCCTCCTAACGCTAATATCCTGTTTCTCCTCTCCCGCAGATACTACGCCATCGTCCAGCCGCTGGACTATCCGTTGATCATGACCCAGCGGCGCGTGTTCATCATGCTCCTGATGGTGTGGCTCTCGCCGGCGCTGCTCTCGTTCCTGCCCATCTGCTCGGGATGGTACACAACGACCGAGAACTACAAGTATCTCAAATCGAATCCGCACGTGAGTAGCCCATTTGCGAGTGGCCTATTAATGCATTTAATTGGACAATTAAATATAGCATTTATGCGTTGCTCTCCATTAAGGCCGCCCCCACAGATTTGTTTGGGCGGTCGCCCCGGTGTGCCtgcattatttattcaattttcttGCACATCAAActaatagaaaattttaatttagttgaGACCGTATCGACTTTGCATGCATTTTGCATGGCCCCGGCCACGTGGGCGTCTGTGTGGCAGCCTTTGACTTTTCTACGACCCAACCCGCCTCCTCCTCAACGGAAATTGATTTATGTTTGTGTGGCTGAAGCAGTTTTACGCCTTTCAGGCTGCCAGCCGACAGGTAGCATATTTATTACTCCATTTTATTGGTTTCCCCAGCAAATACTTGGCAGCTCCTCggctctatatatatatatatatatacgtatatatatatttccatCCCGTCAGCAGCTGCTGTTGAGGTGGTTATCATTGCGCAATAAAACGCTGATGTAGAAATAAATGTAGGTAATTCCATTCCGGTTTCCTGCGCGTATTGAGGCTGCGAGGCTCTGACTTCGACAAGCAGACTGTGCATAATTTTTGGGCTTTCCATTCCACCTGCCTGGGAGATCCTTTGCATACATTAGCAACCGCGTGGGAGGGCTTTAATTAGTTTAACTTATTTATGCTAATAACTGTCAGCGCACGAGGCAGAACGTCCTGGCCGTAAATCTGATTAGATGTCTTCTGGTGGCCTTTTGTCATGCCATCGCCGTAATGCACAGCGTAATTGAGTTTTTATTGTCGCACTTGGCATTGCAGTAATCGCATTGCCATTGCTATTGCCGTTCACATTGCCCATACGCAATGTTGGCCGTTGGCAATTGCCGAGCATTACGCTCCATTAGGGTTCGCCGCTGGCATTTCGCCACTCAGTCGCATTGTTCAGTGtccattttgatttattgatAGTCGCTAATTGAGTTGCCCGTCAAATCGGCGATTTCCGTTCCGTTTCAGATATGCGAGTTCAAAGTGAACAAGGCGTACGCCATAGTCAGCTCGTCGATGAGCTTCTGGATCCCAGGCATCGTGATGCTGTCGATGTACTACCGCATTTACCAGGAGGCCGACCGACAGGAGCGCCTGGTGTACAGGTAAGCCACGATTCGAGTGGCCCCTTCATTTCGACGTTGTCAAATTAACGCTAATTACTTGTGTGCCCGCCAGATCCAAGGTGGCCGCCCTGCTGCTCGAGAAGCATCTGCAGATTAGCCAAATTCCCAAGCCGCGACCGAGCATCCAGGTGGAGCAGTCGACCATCTCGACGATGCGGCGAGAGCGGAAGGCCGCCCGCACTTTGGGCATCATCATGAGCGCCTTCCTCATCTGCTGGCTGCCGTTCTTCCTCTGGTGCGTATACTTGATGGCCCCAATTAGGCGTAAATATCGTTAATACACAAAAGCTGTGGTGTTGGGGGGTTTTTAATTAACTCGGActtatttgaaataatttttaaacatgcAGTTGCCATCTGCGTATCTACCAATtgtctttttaaattaatttacacgTGTGGTGTATATTTCAAGAAatctttttaaagttttgatttttttaataatatttaacattttttccaaatttaaataaaataattatgtaatagacatctgcatgaataacaaaaaatacatattcgaaTTGACAATGTTCAAAATGAGTTGAATGAGTTGGAATGTGTAGGAAAACTGGCTTGAATAAATAAGTGTACTGACGTAAAACTCAGTCGAACCAGAAATGGTGATGGAAAACGAATCGAGTAAATGAGTACACGAACAACTCAGACGAATttattcgaatccattcgaGTTCTTACATGACGTCATAagggcaaaatggaaaattaaatttgttttgaaatacttacataaatatttgactttttgtcttttttttaaattacaaatctacCTTTAGTTTTAGCTCGCCACTGAATCCAACCAtgccattttcatatttaaatcctaagaattcgcggaccaaggaggagaaatataaaatagtgtagtgaagaggcagaaaggaatggtcttccttctaccgcaaatcctaagaattcgcggaccaaggaggagaagtacaaaatagtgtagtgaagaggcagaatggaatggtcttccttggaccgcaacttcttaagaatttatctaACAAACTCCAGGATGACAATACTAAGAAGtcgcggtccaaggaagaccattcctttCTTTATCTGTGGCGATAGAGGCAAATTTTTTGGTTCTGGGATAtgttcataaaactaattgtttttccatatttttttttaattctcgtggatttttgcatgtgttttgagtttaaactaaGGGGAGCttggtaat
This portion of the Drosophila takahashii strain IR98-3 E-12201 chromosome 3R, DtakHiC1v2, whole genome shotgun sequence genome encodes:
- the Octbeta1R gene encoding octopamine receptor beta-1R isoform X2; protein product: MTLLQRLQAMSATTTRTILEDSIGSFGGATKEPLAGQLPVLEESASHARYLKFIADGLIDEGLGSAVGSGSSGSSIAVSLEDVVAGQAQDIQAGEGPTDDADGSSHLALVFVKCFIIGFIILAAILGNMLVIVSVMRHRKLRIITNYFVVSLAVADMLVALCAMTFNASVMISGKWMFGSVMCDVWNSFDVYFSTASIMHLCCISVDRYYAIVQPLDYPLIMTQRRVFIMLLMVWLSPALLSFLPICSGWYTTTENYKYLKSNPHICEFKVNKAYAIVSSSMSFWIPGIVMLSMYYRIYQEADRQERLVYRSKVAALLLEKHLQISQIPKPRPSIQVEQSTISTMRRERKAARTLGIIMSAFLICWLPFFLWYIVSSLCDSCITPRLLVGILFWIGYFNSALNPIIYAYFNRDFRAAFKKTLKT
- the Octbeta1R gene encoding octopamine receptor beta-1R isoform X1, yielding MTLLQRLQAMSATTTRTILEDSIGSFGGATKEPLAGQLPVLEESASHARYLKFIADGLIDEGLGSAVGSGSSGSSIAVSLEDVVAGQAQDIQAGEGPTDDADGSSHLALVFVKCFIIGFIILAAILGNMLVIVSVMRHRKLRIITNYFVVSLAVADMLVALCAMTFNASVMISGKWMFGSVMCDVWNSFDVYFSTASIMHLCCISVDRYYAIVQPLDYPLIMTQRRVFIMLLMVWLSPALLSFLPICSGWYTTTENYKYLKSNPHICEFKVNKAYAIVSSSMSFWIPGIVMLSMYYRIYQEADRQERLVYRSKVAALLLEKHLQISQIPKPRPSIQVEQSTISTMRRERKAARTLGIIMSAFLICWLPFFLWYIVSSLCDSCITPRLLVGILFWIGYFNSALNPIIYAYFNRDFRAAFKKTLKSLFPYAFYFCRRGRGRDDDRDLEFGGPSRRGTNGARAGSGSAELAANCVNSTASSEIHMSVMRARQYTVNVTPTTDAQMQQLHPLYTN
- the Octbeta1R gene encoding octopamine receptor beta-1R isoform X3, with translation MLVALCAMTFNASVMISGKWMFGSVMCDVWNSFDVYFSTASIMHLCCISVDRYYAIVQPLDYPLIMTQRRVFIMLLMVWLSPALLSFLPICSGWYTTTENYKYLKSNPHICEFKVNKAYAIVSSSMSFWIPGIVMLSMYYRIYQEADRQERLVYRSKVAALLLEKHLQISQIPKPRPSIQVEQSTISTMRRERKAARTLGIIMSAFLICWLPFFLWYIVSSLCDSCITPRLLVGILFWIGYFNSALNPIIYAYFNRDFRAAFKKTLKSLFPYAFYFCRRGRGRDDDRDLEFGGPSRRGTNGARAGSGSAELAANCVNSTASSEIHMSVMRARQYTVNVTPTTDAQMQQLHPLYTN